From the genome of Thermogutta terrifontis, one region includes:
- a CDS encoding Gfo/Idh/MocA family protein has product MTQSRQGSSVLNRRSFLAKTGAVGLATAVAVHRFAHGAFNEDMEVNIGLIGCGGRGTGAVLNALGAATKVIYPATGYHTEDVAENATVVRKNIKVVALADLFPDRLEACRANLQKLGRDVPPDRCFVGFDAYKQLLAVPEVNYVILATPPHFRPMHLMAAIEAGKHVFMEKPVAVDVPGVKLVLKAGELAKQKKLGIAAGTQRRHERSYQETIRRIHDGAIGEIIYAKCYWNGGEIWVVERQPGWSDMEWQLRNWNYFTWLSGDHIVEQHVHNLDVMNWVLGTHPIRAVSGLGGRQVRTDPKYGNIYDHFAVEFEYPNGVTVFSQCRQINGCQNIVGEFVKGTLGESDCHQMIQTKNERWRYRGPNPNPYEQEHEDLIASIREGNPINEAENVAISTMTGILGREAVYSGQSITWDDAMQSTTRLGPEKYEFGSYPVAPVPMPGRYRFL; this is encoded by the coding sequence ATGACACAGTCACGGCAAGGCTCAAGCGTGCTGAATCGACGGTCGTTTCTAGCCAAGACCGGTGCCGTGGGATTGGCGACTGCCGTTGCCGTGCACCGATTTGCCCATGGAGCTTTCAATGAGGATATGGAAGTCAATATCGGGCTGATCGGCTGCGGAGGCCGCGGTACCGGCGCCGTCCTTAACGCACTGGGAGCCGCGACCAAGGTCATCTATCCGGCCACGGGTTACCACACCGAAGACGTGGCTGAGAACGCAACGGTTGTTCGGAAAAATATCAAAGTGGTGGCCCTGGCCGACCTGTTTCCAGATCGTCTCGAGGCCTGTCGTGCCAACCTGCAAAAGCTGGGGAGAGACGTACCGCCCGACCGTTGCTTCGTCGGATTTGACGCATACAAGCAGCTTCTCGCCGTCCCGGAAGTCAATTATGTAATTCTGGCTACTCCTCCGCACTTCCGTCCGATGCATCTGATGGCGGCAATTGAGGCTGGGAAGCACGTATTCATGGAAAAGCCGGTGGCCGTCGATGTTCCAGGAGTCAAACTGGTTTTGAAAGCCGGTGAATTGGCCAAGCAAAAGAAGCTTGGAATAGCGGCGGGAACTCAGCGTCGGCATGAACGAAGCTATCAGGAAACGATCCGCCGCATCCATGACGGGGCAATCGGTGAGATCATCTATGCCAAGTGCTACTGGAACGGGGGAGAAATCTGGGTGGTGGAACGGCAGCCGGGTTGGTCCGATATGGAGTGGCAATTGCGCAACTGGAATTACTTCACCTGGCTTTCCGGAGACCATATTGTTGAGCAACACGTCCACAATCTCGACGTGATGAACTGGGTGCTGGGTACTCATCCCATCCGCGCGGTGTCTGGGCTGGGTGGTCGTCAAGTGCGGACGGATCCGAAGTACGGAAACATCTACGATCATTTCGCTGTGGAATTCGAATATCCAAACGGCGTCACCGTGTTCAGTCAGTGCCGACAGATCAACGGGTGCCAAAACATCGTGGGCGAATTCGTCAAGGGTACGCTCGGCGAAAGTGACTGCCACCAAATGATTCAAACGAAGAATGAACGCTGGCGTTACCGTGGTCCTAACCCCAATCCATACGAGCAGGAACACGAAGATCTCATCGCAAGCATCCGCGAGGGGAACCCCATCAACGAGGCGGAAAACGTGGCCATCAGCACCATGACGGGGATCCTCGGACGAGAAGCGGTGTACAGTGGCCAGTCCATCACCTGGGACGACGCCATGCAGTCCACCACGAGATTGGGGCCCGAGAAGTATGAGTTCGGGTCATATCCTGTCGCACCGGTCCCCATGCCTGGGCGGTATCGCTTCCTGTGA
- a CDS encoding FkbM family methyltransferase — translation MVRFLSQLSHKLRTTVLKKSAAFYHRERVRQLCAESGIPRDRYPLELLETLLSIRALVTNVPAVLLDVGAHRGVFTQLARRLFGFRRIVCIEADEDLVAEIRQRNPSSNVTVICAALDEQESTVPFYIHHDRTMSSLVPAEGTILKEKFPNDAPEPVALRMVQTKTLDHIVEEIPDLRGSFFLKLDTQGNELRILRGAPHTLRRTEVILTEFMFCSPYRTDYSFRDLVDFLSDRGFECAGALSLTRRPSHEISAVDFLFKRRVIAEKCEPAAA, via the coding sequence ATGGTACGATTCTTGAGTCAACTATCCCATAAACTTCGCACTACCGTACTCAAGAAAAGCGCCGCATTTTACCATCGGGAACGAGTGCGCCAGTTGTGTGCGGAATCAGGCATACCACGCGATCGCTACCCTCTCGAGCTTTTGGAAACACTGCTCTCCATTCGCGCGCTGGTCACGAATGTTCCCGCCGTGCTGCTCGACGTGGGCGCCCATCGGGGCGTTTTCACCCAACTGGCTCGCCGTCTCTTTGGGTTTCGCCGGATCGTCTGTATCGAAGCAGACGAAGACCTCGTTGCAGAAATTCGCCAGCGCAACCCATCCAGCAACGTGACCGTAATCTGTGCCGCACTCGATGAACAGGAATCAACGGTGCCGTTTTACATCCACCATGACCGCACGATGAGTTCCCTTGTGCCGGCTGAGGGCACTATTCTTAAAGAAAAGTTTCCCAACGATGCTCCCGAGCCAGTCGCTCTGCGAATGGTGCAGACGAAAACACTCGATCACATTGTCGAGGAGATTCCGGACCTGCGTGGTTCCTTTTTCCTCAAGCTGGACACCCAGGGCAATGAATTGCGCATCCTTCGGGGAGCGCCACACACCCTCAGGCGAACCGAGGTCATCCTCACTGAGTTCATGTTCTGTTCACCGTATCGAACCGACTACTCTTTTCGAGATCTCGTGGATTTCCTGTCCGACCGCGGTTTCGAATGTGCTGGAGCCCTTTCTCTGACGAGGCGGCCCAGCCACGAAATATCGGCCGTCGATTTTCTCTTTAAGCGCCGCGTTATCGCAGAGAAATGCGAACCCGCCGCCGCATAA
- a CDS encoding glycosyltransferase yields the protein MKRLLIIAESFPPRRTSGSFRIEGFFKYLPEFGIQPAVFTASSPTPEPYPGCDFHPASHRVFSVPWYSPGKRWNSFSAKAILRAFPVGWWLVRHIERREILRRLTPSLLAAASEFRPDAVLASGPPPVAYLLGELLHDALNIPLILDFRDPWSAFHNTYYRHWVDYLLERRCEARLLRKAALILANTPTSAKMFRTLLNVSSDKLAVLTNGYDEAAFVSAETIPPIFPPDQFTILYSGVFTRPDRHPGIQPFFQFLGFQYQPLRTCNNLRWPGYFLDALKQVLNDYPDWAKTLRVVFVGCFSQEIRRLLKSFPIPSVIAVRSPVSETVSVRMMLDANLLLLLQVGQWHHGRDFLPMIPGKLYSYLRSGTPILAPVQKSDIWNLIRQFDAGDVMEPTDVQGIAEAIKRRYLAWQQRGAVHRLPPPGIQMFERRELTRRLSELLHRLWGSQRSSPSATAYPTSSSAPHLVFRNATASTGPVSPAEIPGH from the coding sequence ATGAAACGTCTCCTCATCATCGCCGAATCTTTTCCGCCACGGCGGACAAGCGGCAGTTTTCGCATTGAGGGTTTCTTCAAGTACCTGCCCGAGTTTGGAATTCAACCGGCCGTCTTCACAGCGAGTTCACCCACACCCGAGCCATACCCCGGGTGTGACTTCCATCCAGCCTCCCACAGGGTGTTTAGCGTCCCGTGGTATTCTCCCGGAAAACGCTGGAACTCATTTTCTGCGAAAGCGATCTTACGAGCATTCCCGGTGGGGTGGTGGCTTGTCCGGCACATCGAGCGGCGAGAGATTCTCCGTCGCCTGACGCCTTCCCTTCTTGCTGCGGCATCGGAATTTCGGCCCGATGCAGTGCTGGCATCAGGACCTCCCCCGGTTGCTTACCTGCTGGGTGAGTTGCTCCATGACGCTTTGAACATCCCACTTATTCTGGATTTTCGCGATCCCTGGAGCGCCTTTCACAACACGTATTATCGGCACTGGGTCGACTATCTTTTGGAACGCCGCTGTGAAGCGAGACTTCTTCGCAAAGCGGCGCTCATTCTGGCAAACACGCCAACCTCCGCCAAAATGTTCCGAACCCTCCTCAACGTTTCCAGCGACAAGCTGGCCGTTTTGACCAACGGCTACGATGAAGCGGCCTTTGTGTCCGCCGAAACGATTCCCCCGATTTTTCCACCCGACCAGTTTACGATCCTCTATTCCGGGGTTTTCACCAGACCAGACCGCCACCCGGGAATTCAACCTTTCTTTCAATTCTTGGGATTCCAGTATCAGCCTCTGCGGACATGCAACAATCTCCGCTGGCCCGGGTATTTTCTGGATGCCCTCAAGCAGGTTCTCAACGATTATCCGGACTGGGCCAAGACATTGCGCGTGGTTTTCGTCGGGTGTTTTTCCCAAGAGATTCGTCGGTTGTTGAAAAGTTTTCCCATCCCATCGGTGATCGCGGTTCGCTCTCCCGTATCCGAGACGGTCTCCGTGCGGATGATGCTCGACGCAAATCTCCTTCTCCTGCTCCAGGTAGGTCAATGGCACCACGGCCGAGACTTCCTCCCCATGATCCCAGGCAAGCTCTACAGTTACCTTCGGTCCGGTACTCCCATCCTCGCGCCTGTCCAGAAAAGTGACATATGGAACCTTATTCGGCAATTTGATGCGGGTGATGTGATGGAGCCCACCGACGTGCAGGGCATTGCCGAGGCAATCAAGCGTCGCTATTTAGCCTGGCAACAAAGAGGAGCAGTCCACCGCCTCCCTCCGCCCGGCATTCAAATGTTTGAGCGTCGTGAGCTCACCCGTCGGCTCAGTGAGCTATTGCATCGGCTTTGGGGATCTCAACGGTCATCACCGTCGGCAACTGCGTATCCCACCAGTTCATCCGCACCGCATCTGGTCTTCCGGAACGCAACCGCCAGCACCGGGCCGGTTTCGCCCGCAGAAATTCCCGGTCACTGA
- a CDS encoding DUF2703 domain-containing protein has translation MPTLTITWQRVVDDQGNTCSRCGATEQAVDEAVRLLNQTLKTLGICVVAEKKTLTPAEFSRDPLQSNRVFIQGRPLEDWLGATVGKSPCCSVCGDAECRTLTVEGTTYESIPSELIIKAGLLAAAEIVAPQKTQSCCCRAEPPGSSHCCG, from the coding sequence ATGCCGACACTGACGATCACCTGGCAGCGTGTTGTGGACGATCAAGGGAATACCTGTAGCCGCTGCGGTGCTACAGAACAGGCTGTTGACGAGGCGGTCCGCCTACTGAATCAAACTCTAAAAACGTTGGGAATATGCGTGGTTGCGGAGAAAAAGACGCTCACTCCCGCCGAGTTTAGCCGTGATCCTCTCCAGTCCAATCGTGTGTTCATTCAGGGGAGACCCCTTGAAGATTGGCTTGGGGCCACTGTGGGAAAAAGCCCGTGTTGCTCCGTGTGCGGCGACGCCGAGTGCCGAACGCTCACCGTCGAAGGGACTACCTACGAGTCGATCCCTAGCGAACTGATTATCAAAGCGGGCCTGCTGGCTGCGGCCGAAATAGTCGCGCCCCAGAAGACGCAGTCGTGCTGCTGTAGAGCCGAGCCCCCTGGTAGTTCCCACTGCTGCGGCTAA
- the arsB gene encoding ACR3 family arsenite efflux transporter, whose product MNRDNLLPSPQQDHRPEEFMDNSRSSSGFSAGGLTTRTHGGGTACPTDAKRLNLFERYLTVWVGLCMIAGVLLGKALPDITNIFREWEFAKGSQINVPIAVLIWLMIIPMMMKVDFASIKNVGRRPKGLLITLFINWVVKPFSMALWAWLFFRYVFGYWMSPDDANQYIAGTIILAAAPCTAMVFVWSYLTDGDPAYTLVQVSLNDLIMLVLFAPIVRFLVSGASSLQVPFQVLFYSVLVFIVIPLTTGVILRRVFITYRGRDWFEKVLLPRLAPVSMVALLVTLILIFAFQADNITNKFWHVVLIAIPILVQVYFNSSLTYALMWFFRVPHNVAAPGALIGASNFFELAVATAIALFGPGSGAALATVVGVLIEVPVMLSVCSFCNRTRHWFAGYR is encoded by the coding sequence ATGAATCGGGATAATCTCTTGCCATCGCCGCAGCAGGATCACCGACCGGAAGAATTCATGGACAATTCTCGCAGTTCGTCCGGCTTCTCTGCGGGTGGCTTAACCACGAGGACGCATGGGGGCGGCACGGCCTGTCCAACGGACGCGAAACGGCTCAATCTTTTTGAGCGGTATCTGACAGTTTGGGTGGGCCTGTGCATGATAGCGGGGGTTCTGCTGGGAAAAGCCCTTCCGGACATCACCAACATTTTCCGTGAGTGGGAATTCGCGAAAGGGAGCCAAATCAATGTTCCGATCGCGGTTCTCATCTGGCTCATGATCATCCCCATGATGATGAAGGTGGACTTTGCATCCATCAAGAATGTGGGACGGCGTCCCAAAGGGCTGCTCATCACACTGTTCATCAATTGGGTGGTGAAGCCGTTTTCCATGGCCCTCTGGGCCTGGCTGTTTTTTCGCTATGTGTTTGGATACTGGATGAGTCCCGACGATGCCAATCAGTACATCGCGGGAACGATTATTTTGGCAGCCGCTCCGTGCACGGCCATGGTGTTTGTGTGGAGCTACCTGACCGATGGTGACCCGGCGTACACGCTTGTCCAGGTCTCGCTGAATGACCTGATCATGCTCGTGCTGTTCGCCCCAATTGTGCGATTTCTTGTCAGCGGAGCATCGTCTCTCCAGGTACCATTCCAGGTCCTGTTTTATTCGGTCCTCGTATTCATCGTGATCCCCCTCACGACAGGTGTTATCCTGCGCCGCGTGTTCATAACCTATCGGGGACGGGACTGGTTCGAAAAAGTCCTGCTTCCTCGCTTGGCTCCCGTCAGCATGGTGGCCCTCTTGGTTACTCTCATCCTGATCTTTGCTTTTCAGGCGGACAACATTACGAACAAATTCTGGCACGTGGTTCTGATTGCCATTCCCATCCTGGTGCAGGTGTATTTCAATTCGTCGCTGACCTATGCCCTCATGTGGTTTTTCCGCGTGCCCCACAATGTGGCGGCTCCGGGGGCGCTCATTGGAGCGAGCAACTTTTTTGAGCTGGCTGTCGCAACCGCCATTGCGCTTTTCGGACCGGGCTCGGGAGCGGCACTCGCTACAGTGGTTGGGGTTCTCATTGAAGTACCCGTTATGCTTTCCGTATGCAGCTTCTGCAATCGGACACGCCATTGGTTTGCCGGCTACCGGTGA
- a CDS encoding ArsR/SmtB family transcription factor codes for MSHSIMTVSRILKSLAEPTRLRILTLLRDRELCLCEITEMLGLTGATVSRHLSVLERAQLVRKRVSHRWHFFSLELDKLPSEWQKIVTEILKKVEDDPQVAADRQRLKSYLSRNRVNIACGPPGHHSRPCH; via the coding sequence ATGTCGCATTCGATCATGACAGTGTCCCGAATATTAAAAAGCCTAGCCGAGCCCACTCGCTTACGGATTCTGACGCTGCTTCGCGATCGGGAGTTGTGCCTCTGCGAGATCACCGAGATGCTTGGATTGACGGGAGCTACCGTATCCCGTCACTTGAGCGTCCTGGAAAGAGCTCAACTGGTCCGCAAACGGGTGTCGCACCGGTGGCATTTTTTTAGCCTCGAGCTGGATAAACTGCCCTCGGAATGGCAAAAAATTGTAACTGAAATTCTTAAAAAGGTAGAAGACGATCCACAAGTCGCAGCGGATCGACAGCGGCTGAAAAGCTACCTCTCGCGCAACCGGGTAAACATAGCCTGCGGGCCTCCCGGTCACCACAGCCGCCCGTGTCATTGA
- a CDS encoding sulfite exporter TauE/SafE family protein translates to MMFALFLGGLFLIACLYSSVGHAGASGYLAWMAILGFAPEEMRPTALVLNVFVATIATVRFSRVRPRWLFLLFLLAGSAPLAFIGGFVPVSRNVYRPLVAVVLFAAAVRMLVGKPSETGMTKPSPSPFVLFVTGAVLGLLAGLTGTGGGIFLTPVLILSQWMTAREAAAITAPFVLINSISGLLGVMAGLQSVPTHLLPAVGTVALGGFLGSTLGSTWFSDVWLRRALSVVLVIAALKLLFVP, encoded by the coding sequence ATGATGTTCGCGCTGTTTCTTGGAGGCCTGTTCCTCATAGCTTGCCTTTATTCGTCTGTGGGACATGCGGGCGCATCGGGTTATCTGGCCTGGATGGCCATTCTCGGTTTCGCCCCTGAGGAGATGCGGCCAACTGCGCTCGTGCTCAATGTGTTTGTGGCCACCATCGCGACTGTCCGTTTCAGTCGTGTGCGGCCGCGCTGGTTGTTCCTGTTGTTCCTGCTTGCAGGCTCCGCTCCCCTCGCATTCATTGGGGGATTTGTGCCCGTATCCCGCAATGTATACCGCCCACTTGTTGCAGTCGTCCTGTTCGCTGCCGCAGTGCGAATGCTTGTCGGAAAACCTTCAGAAACAGGGATGACTAAGCCGTCACCCTCACCCTTTGTCCTTTTTGTAACGGGCGCCGTTCTCGGCCTCCTCGCGGGACTTACTGGAACAGGCGGAGGCATATTCTTGACGCCTGTTCTCATTCTTTCGCAATGGATGACAGCACGTGAGGCGGCGGCGATCACGGCCCCGTTTGTTCTCATCAACTCGATCTCCGGTCTCCTGGGGGTGATGGCTGGTCTGCAATCAGTACCGACCCATTTGCTGCCTGCAGTAGGAACGGTTGCATTGGGCGGGTTTCTTGGTTCCACACTTGGGTCCACCTGGTTCAGTGACGTCTGGCTGCGACGGGCCCTCAGTGTGGTGCTGGTCATTGCCGCTCTCAAGCTTCTTTTTGTTCCGTGA